CAACGTGCAACAAGTAACGAGTAACGAGCAACTAGATCAGGTCACAGTGCTTGTCGGGGTCGGAATAAACGAAAATGTATTTTTTATCCCAGCTCCAAGCTTCATCTTCCATCAGTATATCGTACAAATCATTTTTATCCTTTGCCTGGGCCAGCAACCTGAATTTTGAAGCCCTGCCGTTTGGTCCGGTTTCCAAAACATCGAGTAAAAGCCAGACTCCGGGATTGTCCTCATACATTTGGGCTACTTCCGCTGCATCGATAATTCTGTCGCGCCAACCTGCCATCAGCCTCCTGGTTTTCTTTTACTTATTTCGATGATTTCCTCAATCAAGGCATCAAGTTCCTGCTCCGCCTCCCTGTTTTTTTCGTTAGAAAAAACAGGGAAGGTTTCTTTTTTCAATATTTCAACATCAAGTTTCAATCCTTTCAAAGCGGCTTCCAGGGCTGATTTTTTCTTGGTCAGCCACGGCATTTTTCCGGAAAGGCCAATAGATTCAATATGGTCATTATTCATTGTCAAAACAACCTGTCCCTGAACTCCATCAGCGGAAAAAGAACCAGATCCTACAAAAACTCCGGCATGCACTTTAACCATCCTGTTATTCACTTCGGGTTTTTCGTATTGAAACAACCATTCCGGAGTGCTCATTTTATGATCGAGTTCGAGCATCTTTTCCATTTCGTCACCGGTAAATTCCCCGGGCACTAAATTTCGTTTCAGTATATTTTGGCAAACCTCTACATAAACCTTTTTGATCTCTTCCCTGGAAGGGGGAAATTCGAGTTCCTTGTTAATGGTCGTTAAATACTGCCTGAGACTATTTCCGAATACGCTTCTAAAATCCTCATCCGGCACATTAAGTGCCCGGATCATGGTATCGAAATCGAAGTCAAACAGGAAATTACCCGTCACTATCTCGGCTTCACCGATTCCGGCGGCCCCGGTACCCACGATTTTCTTCCCACCGACGTGAACGTCATTGATGGGATGAAAATAGGCGTCGATGCCAATCCTTTTATAGGTTTCAATCATGGGTTCGACGAAGAGTCGAAACCGTTGCGCTACGTTTAGCGGCAAACTTTTGGGTTGAAATATCCACTGTACAAATAATTGATCGCTATCTATATATACTGCTCCTCCACCCTGCTCCCTTCTCACCACCGGAAGCCCCTTTTTCTTACAGAAATCCAGATCAAGCTCCCGGGCAGCATCCTGAAAAAATCCAAGACACATGTAGGGAGATTCAGGAATGGCAAAAACAATCGTATCAGGGGTGGCCTTCGTTTGGGCATACCCAAGAGCGTGATAGATGGTTTGGGACCGAATACCGCTGACGGTTCCCGCATCAATGAATCGAATGGCTGAATCAGACAAACAAACTTACATTTGAATCTGCGGCATATTCCAGGAAAGTTGCGGCCCCACCGATCTCAGCCTCATCAATAAAATCTTCCTTGGAAAACCCAAATACATCCATAGTCATCTGGCAACCAATCATTCTGACTTCCATTTCAATGCACATATCGCGCAACTCCTGCACCGAAGCCACTCCCTTACTTTTGAAG
This sequence is a window from Lewinellaceae bacterium. Protein-coding genes within it:
- a CDS encoding lipoate--protein ligase family protein; translated protein: MSDSAIRFIDAGTVSGIRSQTIYHALGYAQTKATPDTIVFAIPESPYMCLGFFQDAARELDLDFCKKKGLPVVRREQGGGAVYIDSDQLFVQWIFQPKSLPLNVAQRFRLFVEPMIETYKRIGIDAYFHPINDVHVGGKKIVGTGAAGIGEAEIVTGNFLFDFDFDTMIRALNVPDEDFRSVFGNSLRQYLTTINKELEFPPSREEIKKVYVEVCQNILKRNLVPGEFTGDEMEKMLELDHKMSTPEWLFQYEKPEVNNRMVKVHAGVFVGSGSFSADGVQGQVVLTMNNDHIESIGLSGKMPWLTKKKSALEAALKGLKLDVEILKKETFPVFSNEKNREAEQELDALIEEIIEISKRKPGG